The following are from one region of the Vulpes vulpes isolate BD-2025 chromosome 14, VulVul3, whole genome shotgun sequence genome:
- the CTSH gene encoding pro-cathepsin H, with protein MWVALPLLCAAAGLLGLPGCGATDASASSLEKVHFKSWTVQHQKKYSSEEYHQRLQTFVGNWRKIHAHNAGNHTFKMGLNQFSDMNFAEIKHKYLWSEPQNCSATKGNYLRGTGPYPPFVDWRKKGKFVSPVKNQGGCGSCWTFSTTGALESAIAIKSGKLLSLAEQQLVDCAQNFNNHGCQGGLPSQAFEYIRYNKGIMGEDSYPYKGQDGVCKYQPSKAIAFVKDVANITINDEQAMVEAVALYNPVSFAFEVTSDFMMYRKGIYSSTSCHKTPDKVNHAVLAVGYGEQNGIPYWIVKNSWGPQWGMNGYFLIERGKNMCGLAACASYPIPLV; from the exons ATGTGGGTCGCGCTCCCGCTGCTCTGCGCGGCCgcggggctcctggggctcccgGGCTGCGGCGCCACGGACGCCTCCGCGAGCTCCTTAG agaaAGTTCACTTCAAGTCATGGACGGTGCAG CACCAGAAGAAGTACAGCTCGGAGGAGTACCACCAGAGGCTGCAGACCTTCGTCGGCAACTGGAGGAAGATACATGCTCACAACGCTGGGAACCACACGTTTAAAA tgGGGCTGAACCAGTTTTCAGACATGAACTTTGCTGAAATAAAACACAAGTATCTCTGGTCGGAGCCTCAG AATTGCTCAGCCACCAAAGGTAACTACCTCCGGGGGACAGGTCCCTACCCCCCTTTTGTGGACTGGCGGAAAAAAGGAAAGTTCGTGTCACCGGTGAAAAATCAG GGCGGCTGTGGCAGCTGCTGGACCTTCTCCACCACCGGAGCCCTGGAGTCTGCCATCGCCATCAAAAGTGGGAAGTTGCTCTCTTTG GCAGAGCAGCAGCTGGTGGACTGTGCCCAGAACTTCAACAATCACGGCTGCCAAGG GGGGCTCCCCAGCCAGGCGTTCGAGTACATCCGCTACAACAAGGGCATCATGGGTGAAGACAGCTACCCCTACAAGGGCCAG GATGGTGTCTGCAAGTACCAGCCCAGCAAAGCCATTGCTTTCGTGAAGGATGTAGCCAACATCACCATT AATGACGAGCAGGCGATGGTAGAGGCGGTCGCCCTGTACAACCCCGTGAGCTTTGCCTTCGAGGTGACCAGCGACTTCATGATGTACAGGAAAGGCATCTACTCCAG caCTTCCTGTCATAAAACTCCAGATAAAGTGAACCACGCAGTCCTGGCTGTTGGGTACGGAGAGCAGAACGGAATACCCTACTGGATCGTGAAGAACTCCTGGGGCCCCCAGTGGGGCATGAACGG GTACTTCCTCATCGAGCGTGGGAAGAACATGTGTGGCCTGGCCGCCTGCGCCTCCTACCCCATCCCCCTGGTGTGA